A single window of Rhizophagus irregularis chromosome 32, complete sequence DNA harbors:
- a CDS encoding Vacuolar protein sorting-associated protein 21: MSNTSRQSTLSSESPARAGGEGTNQQPNLKPVQVKLVLLGEAAVGKSSLVLRFVNNEFQENKEPTIGAAFLTQKCRLEDKVIKFEIWDTAGQERFHSLAPMYYRNAQAAVVVYDVTKAASLDKAKSWVKELQRQANPNIVIALAGNKIDLVQPIEESEDESTESGRQVPTEEAKAYANEFGLLFFETSAKKGDGVRDVFTEIAKKIPLELMMSPRPRQIVNGGPSPLPGLPRGNGPIAGGTNGGCNC; this comes from the exons atgtCAAATACTTCACGTCAGAGCACTTTGTCTTCTGAATCACCCGCTCGTGCTGGTGGGGAAGGTACCAACCAACAGCCAAACCTAAAACCTGTTCAAGTTAAACTAGTCCTTCTTG GTGAAGCTGCAGTGGGTAAATCTAGCTTAGTACTCAGGTTTGTCAATAACgaatttcaagaaaataaagaaccAACTATTGGTG ctGCCTTTTTAACGCAAAAATGCCGTTTGGAAGACAAAGTAATTAAGTTTGAGATTTGGGATACAGCCGGTCAAGAAAGATTTCATTCTTTAGCTCCAATGTATTATCGAAATGCTCAGGCAGCTGTTGTTGTTTATGATGTCACAAAAGCT GCATCGCTTGACAAAGCTAAATCTTGGGTGAAAGAGCTTCAGCGTCAAGCGAACCCTAATATTGTCATTGCACTCGCAGGTAATAAAATAGATCTTGTCCAACCTATTGAAGAGAGTGAAGATGAGTCTACGGAAAGCGGAAGACAAGTTCCTACTGAGGAAGCTAAAGCCTATGCTAATGAATTCGGCCTGCTATTTTTTGAAACCAGTGCAAAGAAAGGGGATGGTGTTAGGGACGTTTTCACCGAGATTG CAAAGAAAATTCCGCTTGAACTCATGATGTCCCCTCGCCCACGTCAAATTGTTAACGGAGGGCCAAGCCCGCTTCCCGGCTTACCAAGGGGGAACGGACCAATTGCTGGTGGTACAAATGGAGGGTGTAATTGTTAA